A stretch of Exiguobacterium sp. BMC-KP DNA encodes these proteins:
- a CDS encoding GTP pyrophosphokinase: protein MQSQDLNTMMLEYVNDKEEYDAYADKLKMLLSELLDAAGIKYHSIVARTKDSESLYQKVLRQPNKYRSLKDVHDLTGIRIVTYFHDDVREAARIIENEFAIDRDQSVDKSTLLDTTEFGYLSVHFVASLSDQRLALSEYGRFKDYTAEIQVRSILQHAWAEIEHDLGYKNPNSVPAEVRRSFSRVAGLLEIADQEFVNIKKQLKQFEDETVQQILSDPHQVRITADNLNYFIDHSPVINELDKRLVTSQMMLDSDQQLINELIRMFHYVDIRTYGELIEAVTTHSPLALRCAKVMPNPFLPRQGIGIAYICMALTIAGEDTHRIDYFFRRFYPELRNVEEIVAQVARAVETDDSREKY, encoded by the coding sequence GTGCAATCACAAGATTTAAATACGATGATGCTTGAATATGTCAACGATAAGGAAGAATATGATGCGTACGCCGACAAATTGAAGATGCTTCTGTCCGAGCTACTGGACGCAGCAGGAATCAAATACCACTCAATCGTCGCTCGGACGAAAGACTCTGAAAGTCTGTATCAAAAAGTTTTACGGCAACCGAATAAATACCGTTCACTCAAGGACGTCCATGATTTGACTGGGATTCGGATCGTCACTTATTTCCATGACGATGTCCGAGAAGCAGCACGAATCATTGAAAACGAGTTCGCGATCGACCGGGATCAATCCGTCGACAAGTCGACTTTGCTTGATACGACAGAATTCGGTTATCTCTCGGTCCACTTTGTCGCGTCACTGAGCGATCAGCGACTGGCTCTTAGCGAGTATGGTCGTTTCAAGGACTACACGGCTGAAATTCAGGTCCGCTCAATTCTTCAGCACGCATGGGCGGAGATCGAGCATGACCTTGGGTATAAAAATCCGAACAGCGTTCCGGCAGAAGTCCGGCGTAGCTTCAGCCGAGTCGCAGGACTGCTCGAGATCGCCGATCAGGAATTCGTCAACATCAAAAAACAATTGAAACAATTCGAAGACGAGACCGTTCAGCAGATCTTGTCTGATCCCCACCAAGTCCGGATCACAGCAGACAACTTGAACTACTTCATCGACCACTCCCCGGTCATTAACGAGCTCGATAAACGACTCGTCACATCGCAGATGATGCTCGATTCCGATCAACAATTGATCAATGAATTGATCCGGATGTTCCACTATGTCGATATTCGAACATACGGGGAATTGATTGAAGCCGTGACGACGCACAGCCCGCTCGCCCTGCGTTGTGCGAAGGTCATGCCGAATCCATTCCTCCCCCGTCAAGGAATTGGAATCGCTTATATCTGCATGGCATTGACGATCGCCGGGGAAGACACACACCGGATTGATTACTTCTTCCGCCGCTTTTACCCAGAGCTACGCAACGTCGAAGAGATCGTTGCCCAAGTCGCCCGTGCTGTCGAAACAGATGATTCAAGAGAAAAATATTGA
- a CDS encoding MarR family winged helix-turn-helix transcriptional regulator yields MATTLEVAQRDQLIVDTEKGLRMNYRAIKKDVRSMFTTYLTRNEFFILKSLCANSPQIASALSQEFQFSASMITALADELTKKELISRERSELDRRVVELRATPKGIELYEKLESMKMDYLADVFEDFSDQELELFRTLLTKLEKTV; encoded by the coding sequence ATGGCAACTACACTAGAAGTGGCACAACGCGATCAGTTGATCGTTGATACGGAAAAAGGATTACGGATGAACTACCGCGCAATCAAAAAGGACGTGCGTAGCATGTTCACGACTTATTTGACACGCAACGAATTCTTCATCTTAAAATCACTTTGTGCGAACAGTCCGCAAATCGCCTCTGCTCTCTCGCAAGAGTTTCAGTTCTCAGCGAGTATGATCACGGCACTGGCTGACGAATTGACGAAAAAAGAGTTGATCTCACGCGAGCGTAGCGAACTTGATCGTCGCGTCGTTGAACTCCGGGCAACACCGAAAGGCATCGAGTTATATGAAAAACTCGAGTCGATGAAGATGGATTACCTCGCAGACGTCTTCGAGGACTTCTCGGATCAGGAACTTGAACTGTTCCGGACGCTCTTAACAAAGCTTGAAAAAACAGTCTAA